The DNA sequence ATTGCTCCTAGCATAAGATTCCTCCTTGTAAACTATTGGTTTAGACTGATTTTTCTACTTCCTATACTCGTTTATTCTATCAGCATATTCAGTCAAAAGATTTTTTGAATAAATTTTTTCATTACTTGAATTTCTAACTTCTTTCCAAAGGATGGAAGCTACTTTTAGTTTATTCGAGTAATTGTGACTATTTTCGTCTGCACAGAAATCCTTTAGAAATTGGTTCCATTGACAAACCGAATGATCATACTTGGCATAATCTGAATTTCCATGATAAACTTTTAGCATATCCTGTATTGTGAAACTCAAATCATTGTCGCTTTTTACTTTTCTCCAAGCAGTCGCCATATCGGCAGTAAATTTAAAGGGCGAAACATCTGTTAAAGTTGAGAAATATTCTCTAAAGTGTGCGTTAAAGGAGAATCCACATTCAAGTAAGGGCGTATCTAAGGTAACGACTTCTACTCGTTTCTTTTTCCTTTTTACTGTTGATTTTTTAATCAATTTCCCCTTAAAGTACTGCTTAATAATATCATTGAGTTCCTGTTTTGTACCTCTATATTCAAGCCCTAATGACTTGCATATCTGTGAAAGTTCATCCCGATACCAATAGTATTTGCTAAACTCATCAAACGATGCGATTTTATCAAACTCAGGTCTGCTCTCTATCAATATAATACCTCCTTAAAAACAGTTTAGGTTTTCATTTCTAAATAATGGAGTTTTAGTTTCTTTATTCTGAGGATTAGCTACGTTTCGCTAACAAACTCACACACTCAGCGGTTCGGACTTACCGTATCACCCGTGAAAAAACAATCCTCACGAAATAAAGGAAAATCCTTCGTTTTAATATTGTTCCATTCGTAAACTGAACCTACAATGTCTCCAATAATTGCTCCTAGCAGGGTATTCCTCCTTGTGACATATCAGATTCATTACACATTTCCAATGGTTCACTCTTTAAAAATGGTGCCACCAAATCAATCCACTCTTGAGGCAGGTAAGCTGACAAATAGCCGTGATTATAGCCCTTTGCTTCATACAAAATTGTATTTGAATGTAGCTGATGAAATAATTTCGCTGATTCTTTCACACAGTTCAATTCTTTTTCACCATAGATATACAGAACCTGAGCCTTGCTAGCAGAAATCATATCTTTCAGCTTGTAACATCCCATATAGGTTTTGTAAATGGTCACCAATGTTTTGACAGGCGTCCTTGGCAAATCCTCTAAATAATAAGCTTTTATTTCCTCTGGATAAGCCAGTTTAGGATAGAGTTTGTTCATCATGCTTAACTGAAGTTTGCAAGAGAATTTATTGAACATCAGTTTACCAAATAGAGACACTAGAAAGATGCTGATTTTAGCTAAACTTGGTTGAGGAATACAGAGGCTTCCATCTATGATGGCCTTCTCAGCAATTTCACTGTCTAAAGACAAAAGCTCCATGGCAATTTGACCACCAAGTGAAACACCACCGATTGCAAACAATTTCCCACCACAGTTTGCTTTGATATAGTCTAGAATCTCCAAAGCAGAATCTTCAGTAGAAACATAATCAAGTTGATATTCCTCGCCATGACCATTCAAAGTTGGTAGAATAATACGGTATTCTTTTGACAAGATTCGTGCTTGACGAAGATAATTCCACCAAGAACTGCCACCACCATGTATCAGTAAAATAGGAGGCAAATTCTTATCACCAAATTCATGGAATTTCATGTTTAAACTCCTTACTGTAGGGCTTTCACTAGATAAATACTTGTTAAATCAGTTTGAACAAGCAGTGATGTCTCATCAAATAGAAAAGTCTCTAACATTGATTATCTAGAATGACCACACGTTACTTTCAATAATGGATATCCTGATCTAAATTTTAAAATGTTGTTTCCTTACTAATTCTATTACTCGCCAATATAGTATAAATCAAATAACCAATAAAAATGATAATAAAAATAAGATTAATTTTTAACACAAAATAGAGATTTAACAAATTTGCGAACGCATGAAATAATATACAGTATCCCACAGATTTCGTTTGACGGTAAAGAAGCCCTAAAACAAAACTTAAAAATAATGTATATATAAAAAATAAAATAAAAGGAAATCCTTGATGACTTTCTCCAACTATAAACCATAAAGGCAGATGCCAAATTCCCCAAATTGATCCTACAATCAAATTAGATTGCCAATAAGTATATTTTTTATCAAGTAAAGGTTGTAGTATACCTCTCCATCCTAATTCTTCATGTCCGCCACCAAAAAAAATTAATTGAATAAAGAATAGTGGCATCAGATAAATGGATACTCCGTTTAATTCTAAGGAAGATACAGAAAATAGTATCAAAATTGCTAACAAATGAATAATGAAATAAATACTACTACTTTTTCTTTTAGTGAATACAAAATGTTTAAATTTTATATTATTCCTTTTCAAATAAAAGCCACTTGCAATAGCTGGACCAAGTGCACCTACTATATGTAACATTCTCCCTATAAATGTTTCTAATCCCAAAATATAAGATTGAGTAAAGATGGCAAGAAGCCCCCAAGCTATATAAGTAATTCCAAATGTACAATAAAGATAATTTATTAAATTCTTTTTGTCAATTTCTGTCATTTTATCTTCCTTATTTTGATTATTTTATATGTAATATTTGTTACTGCTTCTTAGTTGCTCTCGATTATAACTACCTATATTCTATCATAAAAACACAAAAAAGCCTTACAATCAAGGCTTTTCGTTATTCATTTCGTCAATACTTTAGCTTCGTAGATTCAAATTCGCATGATTAGAATTAGTCAATTTTCTCTATAATGTTCCCAAATTTATCCAAGACAAGACAGGAATGATCATTTAGTGGAATTATGGGAACGTTAACGAGTTCTTCAGCTCTATCCTTATTTGCTTTATCATTCCATGAATCATAATGGACACTAATTAAAAACTGACTAAAGAGTCCTAATCCATCTTTTATCTTTATCTGATGATCTGAATTATCATTAGGTGAGACATAGACTTTTTCTCCTAATAATAGGGCTCCTGCAGAAAACCCTATAACTTTTGCCCCTTTATTAAGCATATGATCGATATAATTTTTGAACTCCTGATTGACATAAGTAGCTATATATTTTTCCGTATTTCCTCCACCGATGATGATTAGATCAGCATCTAAATAGCTATCAAAATCAATCTGCTCAGTGTCCAAAAGTAAGTAATCAGTGTTTAGATTAGTAAATTGACTTTGGAAAACTTCCGTGTACTTTTTCATATAGGGTTGCCAATTATCTCGAAAAACTGTAAAAATAACAATTCTTTCAATCTTGCTTGATAATACAATTTTATCAACAATGGTATATTTCGTTATTGGGGGATTCCCACCCATCAAAAAAATTTGTTCTTTCAAGTTAACACACTTTCTAAAGATACATAAAGTTTAAACAAGTTTATTCACGTTTCTAAATTATAATTTTTTCTTAAAATGAATAATTCTATTTGCCTCCTGAAATCCAATATTGAGATGAAATCTTATAGAATCCGTATTCGTTAAAGTACAGTCACTTGCAAATTCTTTACATCCTTTATTTTTCGCCCATTCCTCACATTTTGTACAGAGATTTTTAGCAATATCCTTTAAACGATATTCCTCGTCGACAATAATCCCTTCTAAGAATCCAACAGGACTATATTTACAACTTTCAACATAATCAAATCTGAGTGAACATACTGCTAGACCAACAATTGTGTCACCTTCAACTTCAGTAAAGATTGCAGTATTTTTGCCATTCGTATATCTTTTTACTTCATCAATAGCTTCTTTATCGGTCAATTGGGGCCATAATTGTTTCATTAGTTTAGCCGTTTTTATAGAATCTTTTGTTATTCCATCCATATTGATGTTCCTCCGCAAATTACAAGCAAATGTTTCGAATCATGCTGTTACTTTGTTACTCATTGATTGATACCAATACCATCCTCTTCTACTTTTCGACTGTCTCAGATCGGAAGAGCAGAGCCACGCACTCAGCGGTTCGCTGTTACCGTATCGTTTAGTCGTAAACTCCTTACTCTACGACGTCTATCCCATGGGCAGAACATCTGCTTCTACTTCGCTGATGCCTCAGCTCGTACAAGCAGTGATACCGCCTCAACATGATGCGTCTGTGGAAACAGATCCACCGGCTGGACTTTCCTCAACTCATATCCCAATTCTTGATAGAGTTTGATATCACGCGCCATGGTTGCGACATTACATGAAATATAAGCGATGCGGTCTGCTCCTGTTTGAGCACTTGCTTTGATAAAGCTCTCGATCAAGCCCTTGCGTGGTGGGTCGACCAATATAACGGTTGGTTGAATACCTTCCTTGAGCCAATTCTTCATTGCATTTTCAGCAGTATCACAGACATAGTGGGCATTTGTGATATTATTTAATGTAGCATTCTTCTGGCTATTCTCAACTGCTTCTGGAATCACTTCAACACCGTAGACTTCCTTGATATGCTTGGCGACTGATAAACCAATGGTTCCAATACCCGAATAAGCATCGATCACCACATCATCTGCTTTTAATCCTGCAAAGTCGATAGCCGTTTGATAGAGTTTCTCCGCCATTTCAGTATTGACTTGGTAAAAGGCTGGGCCAGCGATTTGGAAGTCATTTCCCAACATCTGATCCGTAATATAGTCTTGACCATAAAGAGTCTTCCATTCCTTACCAAAAATCGCATTGGTATTCTGGTCATTGATATTCTGCATGACAGACACAATCTCTGGGAACTGCTTGATAACTTGTTCAATCAACTGCTCCACTCGGAAAACTTTAGAACGTGTAGTCACTAAGATAACCATGATTTGTCCTGTATAGTGACCACGACGCACCACAAGATTCCGAATCAAGCCAGACTGTTCCCTTTCATCATAAGGTTTCAAATCAAAACGACGGAGCAAATCGCGTAGAGCCACTACGACTTGATCAATGACAGGATCCTGGATAAAGAAATCTTCAAGGGGCATAAGGTCATGCGAATTCTTACGGAAAAAGCCAGTTTCCAAGACACCATTCACTCGACGAACGGGCACCTGTGCCTTGTTTCGATACTTAACTGGATTTTCCATACCTAGTGTTTCAGCGACCTCTACATCTCTAATGCCAGCAATTTTGTAGAGATTGTCTTTGACTTGCTTGGTTTTGAACTTGAGCTGCTCTGGATAGGCAAGATGCCCCAAGTCAGCGATACCTGAACGTAGATAAGCTAGGTCAAGATCTTGGTTACGATGCGGAGAATGTGTAAGGTATTCTTCAACTTTCCCGTAGCCAATCTTTTTATTGACTTTAAGGACACGCATGAGGATTTTCTCAGTTGGTAGAGCATTTTCTACAAAGAAAACCAAACCTTCTATCTTGGCGACCCCTGCCCCTTCATGGGTCAAATCAACAATTTCAACTTCTACAATATCATTTTTCTTTAACATATTCTTCACTTTCTATCGGCCGACAAAAAAAGACGGCAACATTTCTGCTACCATCTATTATATCATGAAATGACCTAAGCACCAAAACTCTTGAAGAAGTTGACAATGGCTTGCCAAAGGGAGCTAAAAAAGTTGCCCCCCTCTTCTAACGCTTTATTGGCATCAAAGTTGAGGTTGATATTTTTAAAACTATCTCCAGCTTGGGAAACGATGCTTTCCTTGAGGTCATTTAGGGTTTTAGTGAAATCAGCATTGTTCAAAATGTCGCTCTTTGAGAGGTTTAGGGCAAAATTGATGATGATATTGACCTGGTTTCCTGTTATAACCTGATCAAGTTTGTAGTTTTTTAGCGTATCTTCAACGATTTTGCGGACATCTTCTTCTGTCAGATTTCCTTTTGCTTCTTTTGCCTTTGCGATTCCTGCCTTGATATCTGTCATAGCCGCATTGAGCTTATTAGCATCGTATCCTGACTTGTCCTTGTTTTCAGCATTGATTTCGGACAAGGCTTTTAGTTCTTCTTGGGCCAAGTCTTTATTGGCTTGCGGTACTTTAGCACCATTGGCCTCTAACGAGTAGTAAATCCCTGCTAGGGCGCTTTCTCCTGTAACTGGAATAGGAGCTGCAACTGTGATTTTGGCATGCTCCACTCCAAGAGTCACAGCTGCGTTACGGTACATATCCTGCGTCACCTTGGTGATATTTTCAGGCGTTTCAATCTTGACCTCTAGAGGCGATTTGTCACCCAGCTTTTGAATCTTGGCCGACGAATAGAGCTGTAAACTAGCATCATTAGCCACATTCATGATTTTCGAATAGATATCAGGTGTCATGGTTTTGATATCTTTGGTATCTTTCGATGCGTCATAACCAAGTTTGCTAAGTGTTTGATTTTTTTGGTCTTCAGTTAGCGAAGAGCCAAGAACATATTCAGGTTGTACATAGGTTTCATCGATTACTTTTTGAACATCGGTTGCTGCGTGGACACTCGTCATAGCTGTTGCTGCCCACAAAACTGCAGCGCTTGTTAGAAAAAGTTTCTTTCTCATAGGGTATTCCCTCCTTTACCTTTCTAGGGTAATAAAACATTCTTAAAGAAAGCTTATAGTGAAAAACACCTGGTAAAACCAGATGTTTAGAAGAAATTAAAGAATTTCATGATATACAGGTTAAAACGTACCTGTCTGGAGTAGTAATAGTTTCCTCCATTTTCGTAGAGTTCGGCTCCATGAAAGATAGAAATAGGGGTGATATAGGTGTAGGTCTTCCCCGTGGTATTCCCAAGGATTGGAGCGACTGTTTCTCGGGAATAACGCTTGGCTAGAGCTAGTGTATTTTCCTTACCATTCTGAGCGATAAAGTCTATATAGGCAGGTCCAAAATTATAGGCTTGAACGGCGGTCCAGACATCTACTCCTTTGCTCTGTGCTAAATAGAGGTTATCGGTTAGAGTTTGAATCCCTTGGCGAATACTAGAGGCGTTGTCATTGATGGTATTGGTAGCGCCACTAGCAGACTCACTAGACTGCATGACATCCCGCTCTTTTCCTTTCGTTTCGGTATAAATCATAGCGAGAACTAACTCTTCATTGGCTGGAGTATCTCTTTCACTGAGGATTTCCCGAACCATAGGTTGATAGGTCATGACTTGCTTTACATCCTGACGAATGTGATAGGCTTTGTATCCAGCAAAAAGGAGGACTGCTAGCACTAGCATTCTTCTTATAAATTTAAACATTATTTACTTTGAATATCCTCAATATTTTTGATTAAGATAGAATAGGTTCCATTGTCATTTTGGATAAACTCAACAGATTCTGCGTCTTGGTATACATTATTAGGAACGATGAGTTCAATTCCGTTTGACAAGGAAAGTTTTTGGTTTTCAAATTTCTTGAGCTGACGACTGGCATCAATTTCATCAAACTGGACTGGTTCGGGTACGGCTTCCTTGACTTGGTCGATAAAGCTCAAACGAGCTGTTAGATTGTTATCAAAAAGGTCATTCGCCAATTTTTCAGGAGACAATTCATTGCTTTCTTCTAAATTATTGAAAATCGCTGATTTGACCTTGGATTGAAACTGAAAATCATCTGTGTTAAAGGACTCTGCAATTCTCTGGGCTGTTTTTTCCAGTTCCTTGATGGATTTTTTTGGCGAAATCTTAGGGGCAACAGCTAGGAGATTTTCTGAAAAGTAGTTCAAAAAAGTCCCATTATACTTGATGCGTTTTTCGATGAGATGGTACTTGCGACTTTGAAGATTGACCACCAAGGCCTCATCAGCCCCCGTTCCAAATCCAGGCAAGTTATTCTGAGTTAGCTTGATTGGATTATCAACTTCTCCACCGAGGTGGGTCAAAGTCTCACGTAGAGCAATTCGTAAGAAAGCGAAATGCTCTACACCTTCTTTAGAAAACTGAACAAAAACCAAGTCATTGGTCTTGAGATTTTCTGAAATACTAAACTCCTCTTTCCAAAGATTAGCCAGTGTTACCGAAGTCTCCAACAAATCGTCTGAGATGTGATTGAAGAAGGGATTTTCTTCTTCGAAAATCCCTGTCTTGGCTTCATCTGAATACACACGTTCAATTTTTTTGCGCAGGTATTCTTCGATTTTTGGCGTGATATTGAGAAACTTATCCGCTAGGAACAACTCGGTATCATCTGGGCTGAACTGATGGATAATGGCTTTCTTAATATAAATGTCCATAAAAGTTTTAGTCCTCGTATAATGGGAAGGCATCTGTCAACGCTTTGACTTCGCTTCTCACTTCTTCTAAGACAGCTTCATTTTCTGCATTCTTAAGGGTTTTAATGATGAGTTCAGCTACTTTACGGCTTTCTTCTTCACCAAATCCACGTGCAGTGATGGCTGCAGATCCGATACGAATCCCACTTGTTTTAAATGGTGACAAAGTTTCGTAAGGGATTGAGTTTTTATTTAGAGTAATATTGACTTCATCCAGCAAGTTTTGAGCCACTTTTCCGTTTTCAACAACCTTAGTAACATCAACTAAGAAGAGGTGGTTTTCAGTTCCGCCAGAAATGATACGGAAATCAGGGTCTTGCAAGAAGACTTCAACCATAGCCTTGCTGTTTTTGATGACATTAGCAGCATATTCCTTGAAGGCTGGATCTAAAACTTCTTTGAAAGAAACCGCCTTAGCCGCCACAACATGTTCCAAAGGACCGCCTTGAATACCAGGGAAAATAGCTGAATTGATTTTCTTAGCTAGGTCCTCATCATTTGTCAAAATCAAACCACCACGAGGTCCACGAAGGGTTTTGTGGGTCGTTGTTGTCGTGATATGAGCATATGGCACTGGGCTTGGGTGAAGACCAGCTGCAACCAAACCAGCGATATGAGCCATGTCCACCATGAGCTTAGCTCCAACAGCGTCTGCAATTTCACGGAATTTTGAAAAGTCGATAATTTGTGAATAGGCTGAAGCACCTGCTACAATCAGTTTTGGTTTTACTTCTTGGGCTTGTTTCAAAATAGCATCAAAGTCCAAGAGTTCTGTTTCAGGATCCACACTATAAGAAACAAAGTTGTAGGTTTGACCAGAGAAGCTGACAGGAGCTCCGTGGGTCAAGTGTCCACCTGCAGCCAAATCCATCCCCATAACCGTATCACCTGGTTCAATCAAGGCCATGTAAGCAGCACAGTTTGCTTGACTTCCTGAGTGGGGTTGGACATTGGCAAATTTTGCACCGAAAATTTCTTTCGCGCGTTCAATAGCCAGAGTCTCTACAACGTCCACCACATCTGTACCACCGTAATAACGGCGTCCTGGGTAACCTTCGGCATATTTGTTCGTCAAGATAGACCCTTGAGCCGCCATAACAGCCTTGGAAACCACGTTTTCCGAAGCAATCAACTCAATGTTGTTTTGTTGGCGTTCTTCTTCTTTGGCAATAGCATTCCAGAGATCAGCATCGTATGCTTTAAAATCATCTTTGTCAAAAATCATAGGTCTTCTCCTTTATAGTGTGACTGGTCCTTTAGTTTATTTTACAAAAACCAAACTAAAAGATGCGAATAAACCGTTTTTGCACTTTATCACAAGTATAACCAACTTTTTCATAAAATGCATGAGCACCCAGACGATGATCGGCAGAGTTTAGGCGGATAAACCCATAACCACGTCTTTTTGCTTCCTGATCCAACCCTTGCAGTAAGCTTTTACCGATACCTTGCCCTTGAGCTTGAGGCGAAACCGCTAAGCCTAAGATATTGAATCCTGCTTTGGAATAGAGGGATTCATAAACTTCAGCATGGACATATCCAAGCAAGATATGACTAGCTGCATCCTCATAACCAAGTAGGAAATGATGGGAATCCTGAGACAGTCTAGCTAGTTGACTAGCTGTGTCCTCTGGACTAAAAGAGTAGCCCAAAGCCTCTTTGTTAATCTCACATATAGCATTCACATCTGTTTCTTGCAAATCTCTGAGCATCTCATTCCTCCTCAAAAGAAATCTCTGGCAACTGTGCAAGAATATCTTCTCGCTTAAACGCCCCTTGGCGTAGGATTTTCACCTTGTCTCCAGACAAATCCAAAATCGTCGAATCCTGTCCAGTTAGAAAAGCATCATCCTCCAGACCCAAAACCTCTTGGTCAAAATCCTCTAGAATTTGAGCAAAGGTCACTCCACTCGCCTGACCTGAAATATTGGCAGACGGCCCAATCAAAGGTCCTGTCTCTCGAATCAAATCCAGTGTAATGGGGTGACTCGGCATCCGAAATCCCACCGTTGAAAGACCAGAATTGACCCAAAAGGGAACTCTGTCATTGGCTTCGAGGATAATGGTCAAGGGACCCGGTAAAAAGGTCTCTACAAGTTTTTGTAGATAAGTTGGCTGATTCTTTGAAAAGTGCAAGATATCCTCTAGAGAGGCAACATTAAGGTTAAGAGCCTTATCTCTGGGACGACGTTTGAGTTGGTAAACATGGTCCACTGCTTTTTCATCTAGAGCTTTGGCAAAGAGACCATAAACTGTCTCAGTAGGTAAGACAACTGCCCCCCCTTTTTCCAACTCTTGTCTAATCCTGTCCATCATCAACTACAACCATCCTATCTTGACCAAATTGGTCTTTGAGTGTTCGTACCCGTTTTTGGGGAAGATGCTTCCTAAAAAGCGCAGGAACACTTTGACCTTGCTTGTATCCAATTTCAAGGTAAATCTTACCACCATCTGTGAGATAGTCTTTTGCATCTTCCGCAATTCTGCGGTAAATAGCTAGGCCATCCTCATCTGCAAAGAGAGCTAGATGAGGCTCCGAATGTAAAACATTCAAACCGACCTCTGACTCATCTTCACGAGAGATATAAGGTGGATTGGATACAATTATATCATATTTTTCAGAAATTTCTGCAAAACAATCAGATTTTTTAAAAAATATATTAAGATTTTGATTTCTAGCATTCTCTGATGCAAGCTCTAAGGCCTCTTGGGAAATATCCGCTGCCGTCACTGACCAACCTGGTCTGTTTTTAGCTAATCCAAGAGCTATGGCCCCACTTCCAGTCCCAATATCTAGAATCTTAAGATTTTCCTCAGGATTTTCTGTGAGGATGAGTTCCACCAACTCTTCTGTTTCTGGACGAGGAATCAAAACCCGCTCATCCACTTTTAACTGCATTCCAAAGAAATCTACGTGACCAATGATATACTGGGCTGGTTTATGAGTTGCTAACTGCTGGTAAATCTCTTCTACAAATTGTTTTTCTTCCTCTGTTACCTCTTGCTGTAGGGCAAAAATGAATTCAGTAAAAGATAGATTTTTCAGGCTACGATAGACAAAAGAGAGGCTTTCTGCTTCCTCTCCTTGTCTTATCAACTCTTCTTCAAAATCTGAAAATAATTGAGCTAATTTCATTATTTGTTTAATTCTTCTAATTTTTGTGTTTGGTCATAAAGAACCAAGGCATCTACAACTTCATCCAATTTACCAGACAAAATGGTATCTAGTTTTTGGAGAGTCAAACCGATACGGTGGTCTGTAACACGGTTTTGTGGGAAATTATAAGTACGGATGCGCTCTGAACGGTCACCAGTACCGATAGTAGACTTACGCTCAGCGTCTTGTTCATCTTGAGCAATCTGAGCAAAATGATCAGCAACACGCGCACGGATAATCTTCATAGCCTTCTCACGGTTTTTCTGCTGGGTACGTTCTTCCTGCATCTCAACCTTGATATTGGTTGGCAAGTGAACGATACGAACAGCAGTCGCAACCTTGTTGACGTTCTGTCCACCAGCACCTGATGCGTGGTAGATGTCAACACGAAGGTCTTTTGGATCAATATCGTACTCTACTTCTTCCACTTCAGGCATGACTAGAACTGTCGCTGTCGAGGTATGAACACGGCCTTGACTTTCTGTCACAGGGACACGTTGAACACGGTGGGCTCCAGACTCATACTTGAGTTTAGAGTATACAGACTGACCAGAAACCATAGCAACCACTTCTTTGAAACCACCGACACCGTTCATAGAAGCTTCCATGACTTCAAAGCGCCAACCTTGGGCTTCCGCATACTTTTGGTACATAGTTAGAAGGTCTCCGGCGAAAAGTGCCGCTTCGTCACCACCAGCCGCTCCACGGATTTCAAGGATGATGTTCTTATCATCGTTTGGATCCTTTGGAAGGAGCAAGATTTTGAGTTTTTCTTCGTATTCTTCTTTTTCAGCCTTGGCATCTTTCAGCTCTTGCTTAGCCATTTCTTCCAAGTCCGCATCCCCGCCAGATTCTTTAATCATCTCTTCTGCATCAACGATGTTTTGAAGGACTTGTTTGTACTCACGGTAGGTAGTTACCGTATCACGAGTAGAAGCCTCTTCTTTTGAAAGCTCCATGAAACGCTTGGTGTCCGAAACGACATCAGGGTCACTCAGCAATTCTCCTAATTCTTCATAACGGTCTTCTACAGCTTGTAGTTGATCATAGATGTTCATTTTTTCTCCTTAGTTCTCAATTGTTAAATCATAGATTGCTACTACTTCGTTCTCAAATATTTCCCCAGTTTCTTTAAATCCATAACTGAGGTAACAAGATCTTGCATGTTCATTTTCTGGTTCATAAGACAACCAAAGTTTATTGCCTAAACCTGCTGGCGCTGTCCGAACATAGTCCAGCACTTTATCCATAATTGGTTTAAAATATCCTTGATTTTGAAAATTCTTATCAATCATAAAACGAAATAGTAAATAATTTTCACTACTAATTCCTATCTTTTTATCATAAGCTATCATCACAAAACCTATAATTGCATTATTATCATAAACTGCCAATGGAGCTACAAAATCTCCATTTTTAGTGTAGACATATGCTTCAGCTAAACTAATTGCGTTGGTTGCAATGAATTGTTTTTGATATTCCTTGACATCCAAATTCAAA is a window from the Streptococcus oralis genome containing:
- the glyA gene encoding serine hydroxymethyltransferase: MIFDKDDFKAYDADLWNAIAKEEERQQNNIELIASENVVSKAVMAAQGSILTNKYAEGYPGRRYYGGTDVVDVVETLAIERAKEIFGAKFANVQPHSGSQANCAAYMALIEPGDTVMGMDLAAGGHLTHGAPVSFSGQTYNFVSYSVDPETELLDFDAILKQAQEVKPKLIVAGASAYSQIIDFSKFREIADAVGAKLMVDMAHIAGLVAAGLHPSPVPYAHITTTTTHKTLRGPRGGLILTNDEDLAKKINSAIFPGIQGGPLEHVVAAKAVSFKEVLDPAFKEYAANVIKNSKAMVEVFLQDPDFRIISGGTENHLFLVDVTKVVENGKVAQNLLDEVNITLNKNSIPYETLSPFKTSGIRIGSAAITARGFGEEESRKVAELIIKTLKNAENEAVLEEVRSEVKALTDAFPLYED
- a CDS encoding GNAT family N-acetyltransferase, whose translation is MLRDLQETDVNAICEINKEALGYSFSPEDTASQLARLSQDSHHFLLGYEDAASHILLGYVHAEVYESLYSKAGFNILGLAVSPQAQGQGIGKSLLQGLDQEAKRRGYGFIRLNSADHRLGAHAFYEKVGYTCDKVQKRFIRIF
- a CDS encoding L-threonylcarbamoyladenylate synthase → MMDRIRQELEKGGAVVLPTETVYGLFAKALDEKAVDHVYQLKRRPRDKALNLNVASLEDILHFSKNQPTYLQKLVETFLPGPLTIILEANDRVPFWVNSGLSTVGFRMPSHPITLDLIRETGPLIGPSANISGQASGVTFAQILEDFDQEVLGLEDDAFLTGQDSTILDLSGDKVKILRQGAFKREDILAQLPEISFEEE
- the prmC gene encoding peptide chain release factor N(5)-glutamine methyltransferase, whose translation is MKLAQLFSDFEEELIRQGEEAESLSFVYRSLKNLSFTEFIFALQQEVTEEEKQFVEEIYQQLATHKPAQYIIGHVDFFGMQLKVDERVLIPRPETEELVELILTENPEENLKILDIGTGSGAIALGLAKNRPGWSVTAADISQEALELASENARNQNLNIFFKKSDCFAEISEKYDIIVSNPPYISREDESEVGLNVLHSEPHLALFADEDGLAIYRRIAEDAKDYLTDGGKIYLEIGYKQGQSVPALFRKHLPQKRVRTLKDQFGQDRMVVVDDGQD
- the prfA gene encoding peptide chain release factor 1 translates to MNIYDQLQAVEDRYEELGELLSDPDVVSDTKRFMELSKEEASTRDTVTTYREYKQVLQNIVDAEEMIKESGGDADLEEMAKQELKDAKAEKEEYEEKLKILLLPKDPNDDKNIILEIRGAAGGDEAALFAGDLLTMYQKYAEAQGWRFEVMEASMNGVGGFKEVVAMVSGQSVYSKLKYESGAHRVQRVPVTESQGRVHTSTATVLVMPEVEEVEYDIDPKDLRVDIYHASGAGGQNVNKVATAVRIVHLPTNIKVEMQEERTQQKNREKAMKIIRARVADHFAQIAQDEQDAERKSTIGTGDRSERIRTYNFPQNRVTDHRIGLTLQKLDTILSGKLDEVVDALVLYDQTQKLEELNK
- a CDS encoding GNAT family N-acetyltransferase, with product MTIELRDVTMENYFDVLNLDVKEYQKQFIATNAISLAEAYVYTKNGDFVAPLAVYDNNAIIGFVMIAYDKKIGISSENYLLFRFMIDKNFQNQGYFKPIMDKVLDYVRTAPAGLGNKLWLSYEPENEHARSCYLSYGFKETGEIFENEVVAIYDLTIEN